A single Cyprinus carpio isolate SPL01 chromosome A20, ASM1834038v1, whole genome shotgun sequence DNA region contains:
- the LOC122133939 gene encoding vacuolar protein sorting-associated protein VTA1 homolog, with translation MALPPQLKPIQHHLRTAQEHDKRDPVVAYYCRLHAMQTGMKLDGKTPECRKFLVKLMDQLEMMKKELSDNESISQEIVGNAHIENYALKMFLYADSEDRSGNFHKNLIKSFYTSSLLFDVLSVFGELSEENIQHRKYAKWKAAYIHNCLKNGETPQPGPIGMEGEAYDDEFGAEGGGPSQAPQNLQSQPSFHGHPSNQPPVSNFSNIQIPPGSHAPANTPAEVPHSEADPIKPVPVPRTMPVVDPSLLNSTQQGDMRFTPEDFTRAQKYCKYAGSALQYEDVGTAIQNLQKALKLLTTGKE, from the exons ATGGCGCTCCCACCGCAGCTGAAACCGATCCAACACCATTTAAGAACAGCGCAGGAACACGACAAAAGAGACCCGGTGGTCGCTTATTACT GTCGACTTCACGCCATGCAGACAGGAATGAAACTAGATGGCAAAACTCCAGAGTGCCGAAAGTTTCTTGTGAAACTAATGGATCAATTGGAAATG ATGAAGAAGGAGCTCAGCGACAATGAATCCATCTCGCAGGAAATAGTTGGCAATGCCCACATTGAGAATTACGCCTTGAAAATGTTCCTCTACGCAGACAGTGAAGATCGATCAGGAAATTTCCACAA gaatctGATCAAGTCTTTCTACACCTCGAGTCTTCTGTTTGATGTGTTGAGTGTCTTTGGCGAATTATCAGAGGAG AACATCCAGCACAGGAAGTATGCAAAGTGGAAGGCAGCCTACATCCACAACTGTCTGAAGAATGGTGAGACTCCGCAGCCAGGTCCTATTGGAATGGAGGGGGAAGCATATG ATGATGAATTCGGTGCCGAGGGTGGTGGTCCTTCACAAGCGCCTCAAAATCTACAATCTCAGCCTTCTTTCCACGGCCATCCATCAAATCAACCCCCAGTGTCCAATTTCAGCAATATTCAGATACCCCCTGGGTCACACGCGCCAGCCAATACACCTGCAGAGGTTCCCCATTCAGAAG CAGATCCCATCAAACCAGTGCCTGTTCCACGAACCATGCCAGTGGTTGATCCTTCACTTCTAAACAGTACCCAGCAAG GTGATATGCGGTTCACACCAGAAGACTTTACTCGGGCtcagaaatactgtaaatacgCAGGCAGTGCACTGCAATATGAGGATGTGGGCACTGCCATTCAGAATCTGCAGAAGGCCCTGAAGCTACTAACCACTGGCAAAGAATGA
- the gje1 gene encoding gap junction epsilon-1 protein: MNSTPPGLRLLRPPTVIGQFHTLFFGSVRTFFLGVLGFAVYGNEALHFSCDPDKREINLYCYNQFRPITPQVFWALQLVTVLVPGAVFHLYAACKNIDQDEILQRPVSTVFYIISVLLRIILEVLAFWLQRQLFGFLVDPIYMCDVSALAKIFNISKCMVPEHFEKTIFLSAMYTFTIITILLCIAEIFEILFRRLGYLNQPVT, translated from the exons ATGAACAGCACTCCGCCTGGATTACGGTTG CTCAGGCCTCCAACAGTGATAGGCCAGTTCCACACACTGTTTTTTGGCTCTGTGCGTACATTTTTCCTTGGAGTCCTTGGATTCGCCGTCTATGGCAATGAGGCCCTCCACTTCAGCTGTGATCCGGACAAAAGGGAAATAAACCTTTACTGTTACAACCAGTTCAGGCCTATAACACCTCAG gttttctGGGCGTTGCAGCTAGTCACTGTCTTGGTGCCTGGAGCTGTGTTTCATCTTTATGCTGCCTGTAAAAATATAGACCAGGATGAGATCCTTCAGCGGCCAGTGTCCACAGTCTTCTACATCATCTCTGTCCTGTTGAGAATAATTCTGGAAGTTTTAGCATTTTGGCTTCAGAGACAACTTTTTGGGTTCCTGGTTGATCCTATTTATATGTGCGATGTCAGTGCCCTGGCAAAGATCTTCAACATCTCAAAGTGTATGGTCCCTGAACACTTTGAGAAGACTATCTTCCTCAGTGCGATGTACACCTTCACCATCATCACCATACTCCTCTGTATCGCTGAGATTTTTGAGATTCTGTTCCGAAGACTTGGTTATTTAAACCAGCCAGTGACTTGA